The genomic stretch gggctaaactacaaggggggcataactacaggggctaaactacaatggggcaaactacaggggggcattactactggtggctaaactacaaacaggcaaactactgggggcattaccactgggaggctaaactaaagggggggggtaaactgctggggtcataactgcaggggcaataccactgggggcataactactagggcgctaaatgactgggggcattactacaggcaacattacaactgggggcaatacgggcattgcataaaggggcaccactactatggggtctatataaggggcactaccagtacagtagacattgcataatgagcgctacaactgtgggcattgtataagaagcgccacctcacatgcaccgaagccgcgcgcaaatgtacttgccccttccatggtgcctcccctatcattttcttctggatccgcccctggatggcAATAATACCTGAGGGTAAGAAATATCTTGACAGTGATCTGAAAGCACTTCCTAAACTGTCCATAAGATGGCGTTGTACGCCAAGCACTTATGTTCAGTTCCTGCCTCAGTGGGCGTTTGCGGTCAATGTCTCTTTTATAAGGCGCTTGCACTCCAGCAGAGAACTCCTGGGAGACGTCAGTGGACGTAAGGTAGGTATTCAGAGAACAGTGTGCGGAACTAACTGTAGGTGATATAACGTAGCAGCAATGGTTAACGGTACTAACCGTATTTGTATCCACATAAAGGTAAGTCCATAAACTGGATTATCTCCAATAAGAACTCAGCATAAGTAaagctatctctctccaaggcttatgacATTGTCACTTCTAACATGCAGCCTCATTATAGAAGCTGGTGGGATGAACAATAGCTCTAGCTGGCAGGAGGCAAACGGGGGAGTTTAAAACAACTGTGCCTGAAATATTTAAGACCAGGGGCGTCCCCCTTCTTACTCAGGGGACCCTGTTGGTGACAGGCCCCACAACATATAAATCAGTGGAAATAGAGGGGAGACCTGGTACCTGCTCTGGTGGTGAGTGTCCTTATTGCCTCTGGACTGTtgttgcagcagcagcctctccaaaCTGCTGGCCGCGGTTATTCTCCTCCCTGGTTCTCCCCCTGTCTGTGGTGGATATCAGCGCAGCGGTTTGGGCACCGGGGCGGCTGCCGGGAGGCTTCGGCTTCTCCGTCCGTGAATGCAGCTGTGATGGGTGGCTGTACGCTGCCGCCAGCCGCGTCTCCGCTCCTTCACACACCCGGCTGCTGTCAGCTCCACGCTCACCGCGGCTCTCTTCTCCCTGCCCGGCGGCTCTCAACAGCTGGCGACCTCGGGCTCTCCCGTGGCTCCCTCTCCAACCGCGCTCAGACACGCTTCTCCtctgctcctccttctcccctttTGGCGCGCAGCTTCCTCTCGGCCAATCCCCGTCCCCGAGGGCTTCCCGCTCTCAGGAAGGATGGCCAGACTGCCCTGGGTCCCAGTGCCCGactcccagggggggggggggaattaaccctgtcagtgtcagttattcccCAGTCTCTTCAGGCAGCACTCGCTACCCTTATGGCCACAATAGCATACAGCAGGGGTACCCCGAACGCGGGTACCACACCTGCTGATCATAAATCTGAAATGCAGTTCAGTATGATTGACAGTCACACACGTCAGAGCACTGTGTAACTGGTGAAGTGACTATTACAGTTTAACCACAACTACATGAAGACTTTAGGGgaaatcaaatgtttgaaaagtcggttgggtgtctggtttttactgacttttcaaacaattgaatatccccttttGAGTTTTAATCCTAACAATCTAATCTGAGATATCAACCCAAAAAAACAGAAATCTGCTTTAGATGTGTAGATTCCTGCACTCTGCCTGATTATGTCATCTTCCTTAGTCCAATCAGTAATTGAGCACTATGAATACCTCCTCAGTCGTAAGTCTTACACGCCCATAACTACACATCCTGTTGAAAGGCTTAACAAGTTTATTATTTCAAGTTGTTCTTCTTACTGCTGTAGTGTACCGACTTCAATTCATGTCAAAGAGTCTCAGTTCCATATGCTACCTTGCATGAGGAAATCGCTTCTAAGTTTACATATACAGGCCAGTTTTGACATCTGGCACCTTAAATCCTTTTAGCCACTTGCTTTGAATCTAATTAGAAATATTCCTTAATCACATTTCACTAACGCAGCTTTAACATTGGTGTTCTACAGGCTGCATACTACAGTATGCCTGATACAAATGAACGTATTAGGGAATACAGTAGGCAATactttgcagcttctgagtaggttTACCCCAATTAAACAAGATAAATATGAAATAGAAATTTATTGTGAATTTTATTTAATATCATTTTTTGTATAAATAATGGTGCAGAAATGCTAttaaatcttatttattttttctgtgctTCTCAGACAATTTCCCTGATTGGCACATCCAATCTGAAAAAGTAAGCAAAAAATTATGTTTTAACTGACATTAGAAATGACTATTAAttaatattttgtaaaaaaaaaaattaataccgaATGCTCCTCCGACATATGCAGTGAGAGAAAGGAGAGTGCTGATGCTTATTATCTGTAACCCTACTTGACCCTGTTGAGCCCAGcaaacagcagcatgtgctgggctggggagagaagagcctgggccaagggAAAGAGTGTCCCCTCCTCGCCCTTTCGGCACCACTGTGCACTACAATGTTAGATCACTTACAGTGGAAAAAAAAATGTATGCCATAACTGTCACCCTTAGTTATTTTTTAGCTAACCCATAGATTTTTTTTTATGGGGATCCCTATAACAAGTCTTTGTTACTTGGATGTCCcatattttgttttgtttgtttcaaCCTCTGTGCACAGGCAGCAATGGGGTCAGTGACACACAGAGCAGCAAATATTCCTCCTCACGCTTAAGAGGCACACATGCCAAAAAAAGGGGAgtggtctcactgagaggagccgtCATTTTGGAGTCACCCCTAGGAGGATGGGATCCTGGTGCGTTCGACATCTCTGCACTCTACTGGTGCTGCCTCTGACTTTATTTATCTCCTGTTCTTGAGAGTCTTAACTTACCTATatgtatatggtggtttctcagcaATGGGGAACTTGTGAAAAAATTGAGCCTCCCTGggcagacagtggggtatatttactaagctcccgattttgaccgagatgccgtttttacttcaaagtgtcatctcgggcatttactaagcacaaattacGGTAGTGATGAGgtaattcgtatttttttggaagttcaagtaaaaaaatacgaataaatacaccatcggtcaaacgcggctgtttaggtatgaatctcagtaatttactaaccattcgtatttgtattgtgtaccgtgaaaatgcctttgcggtcgtgaaaaattacaaatcgtaaaaaagtgctaaaaaaaagtagacctgcttttgataagcgtgtttacatgtgtattcaattatccattagtcacacctgaatgtttggccctataaaacagtcccaggcacattttgaaaatctctcactctgaaatggctgctgttgtgtgtgctacagattttctggttgctggtggatacctgagactgctccatgagtcttcaagtaatctgggccaggtaagtcaacatggtcagcaggtttaacaggtgccgcggaggctgcgccagccacgtttttttagggggcgtttaaacttaaacgcattgtctgatgatagggtcatacagatgtttcggctaaataggaacaacattttccgtctgtatgaccttgtcaaactgggcctagaccctgagacagcacgctctcgctctgtctcaggcctgcacaaactcctggctgtgttgcactttatggctactgggagcttccaggctgtgacaggcgacgtcattggtatctcccagcccaccttttccaaatatttgactcAGGTGAtttgaaatatacatacacgtctatgtctaagtgttgcttctgttaggtcttacaacacagtattgtattgattacagatcatgacactcaccttatatttattaatgtccactcaggttttggatgtcttggaaccccatatagatgcctctatctgcttccctacccaggagtcggagtggcatgcagtcagggtagctttctatgagcttgctggcatgcccaatgtgctgggtgccatagattgcacacacgttgagctgagaccacctaggggcaggcaatatatattTACCAATCGGCATTCTaggcaatcaactaatgtccaggtggtttgtgatgcaaatctaaaaattatgagtgtggttgcaggttaccctggcggctgccatgactccttcatcctcagtcagtcatccctctttgataaatttgaagacggataaatgcctgatggctggctgctgggtatgttccaagtgtgttgtgtgtatgtgtgttaacttcaaactcctGTTTTTTATTTAGGTAATTAatcatcatacacatgtactaatgttgcctatatctgtatttcaggtgatggtggttatggctgctactcttggctccttactccattgtcccaacctgattctcctgctgaacacagttacaatcatgcacataagtctacgcggaatgtgatagaaagatgttttggggtgctgaaatctaggtttcggtgtctggataaatctgctgggcttttgttgtatagtccctcaaaggtgactaggattgtgttctgctgctgttttcttcataatttGTGTTTGAACCAACATCTTCCACATGTTgctgaagaaaacagccagcaagcagaggagttagaaacatctggtgacagtgtgagtacagatgtagggaggcaggtaaggcaagaagttattTTGCGTTATTTTtccggtaagtattttttttttaaactaacctTGAATAAccacttttattaaatgtattgtatTTGTGAATGTTTGTTTTGTTGCGTTACTGTTTTTTCTTTATACTGGTCTGCACATTTATACTGTAATTTGAATTacttacagtgtcactcattaccccattaaaccatacattGCGTCTTTTAAAATGATTTGCACGGACACAGGGATTTCTGGGAATACAATTGCTTAAAATTTATTGTGTTCCAAACATTTCATGCAGCCttccttatttttttttgtgtgtgctgggtgcagaggtttgaccagggtcgttggcccgtgttctgcttgagcgtcgaacaggggaggtaactggggtctggcttggggtAGTCGTTCCGGAGCTTGAGCTGACTTGTTGGGCTGCCATCACAGTAATACTTTGGCTGAGGTTATGTATGCTCGCATTAAGTTGGATatttgtggcagtgtggctggcaataaTTTGCGACAAACTTTCGTTCACCACTTGGTTATGCTGTATTACTTGTATTAgggtttgttgctgccgctgttgctcatcgattaTTCTTGTCAAATTTGCAAGCATTTGAGTGTTGTCCGCCCAGATCTGCTCCATTGAAGTTgctattctgccaacctgaacaatcagtctgcccgagttccgactaatgcgaggaagatgatggggcagactaacaaggtgttgtgtgtgtgtgttcaggtaggcagaatttTGTACTTGTTTtgtggcccaactgttccaaaagTCAGGGGACATTTCTTGCTGCGGTGGAGTTGGAATTAATTGGGGACTAACGGATGCTTGTGGTATATCCTGCTgcggggttggctgggtaggatcaacgggctgcaggtgtagtgtgaaggtaggctgttggtcaggttcctgctgggcgtcctcggccatgatgggtggttctgtatggggttgagagCAGCCACTATTTAGTATAAGTAACAGTTttttgcttgtcctaaacatggcttacttaataatactcatgttgAAAATGTGTCCGATTTTGTGTGTTCAAATTAACTAGGAATCTTTCCAATAGAAACACATATGTGcattcacaggcgtgcgcagagactgactggcgggttccgctccgaacttccccccctccacagcattatagtgttctctcacctcccctgtcctggatatagactgctcacctggacgggCCAGAGgtgcggaccaggtgagcagtctttatccaggacaggggaggtgagagaacactataatgccatgGAGGGGGGGGAAGTCCTGTGCGGTTCCCGCAATTCAGTTTCTGTGCACGCCTGTGTGTGCCTTCTAAATttcaaaactgatttttttttttaaatttgtttgttCACAGACTCTAAGCCATAATGATATGGGAAACACGAATTTCTTTCGCCATTTTACATTAATGCATTTCAAGATTGTGTATGCCCCTTCCTTTTGAGAAACACACACAATGCATTAAATGTGGTTTGTTACACACTCATTAATTGATTAAGCCAgtcagtgttttttttaaaatattagtaAACAATATTTTAATTTAGTAATCTTCAAGAACCatgcaaatgtcttaaggtggcctatgtttctaaatggagatgttggccatggcaaacatttgtattaaacattacattttttttttcttgtggattTCATTTTTAAAGCACAAAATGGTTTCTATGgcgaacatcacatctgaaaatggtttaccaaatttatttataaaaaaacatgTGCTTGTTGTTTGACATTATGGGCAGGAATAATAAATTACACAAATATAATTGTATTGacactacacaaacagtggtgcagcagaaataaccaggagaagacctaaggatttgaaaAGACAatcatatgtgcaaggtgataaaggcacaagacaAACAGAGACGTTTTACATTTCTAAAGATTAATATTATTCTTTTTATGcatataacaccttgcacatataattgtatttcaaaagcattatgccttatccaggttcattcatagaccacactgtgtaaaacttatattttttttttacattttgtatactcaccagacagctgatgtGATTGTGGCTCATCTCTTTGCGGActtgccaaaattgcctgtggtggctggggcaacACTGAGGAGATGCGCCGccggggtggtgatgatggagccgcagactcaGGCTCAACGCGACGTGTCTTGCTTGGCCTCCTAGGCAcactcaccgagccctgtgatggtcgccttaatggagggcggcttgcagaagaagaacctatgtgaaaagagaaacattaatatttggaacttctatgtgtttgctgaatatgtgattTCAGTGACTTCTTACCTgcttcgccagcatctgcatcacttggcagtgttggctggggcctggctgtggtgcttctctggcgtactgttgaaaaatgtgACAAAACCAAATCAACAtactttgaatactcattgttatctgaaaatccttattgtgatgtaaacatctggaacataatgataagtaaactattttatgtttaaaCTATTCTGGATTACTTAATTGGATGTGTATTATTAAAATAAGATTGTATTGCACTAAATAATCCATATTCAAACCCAAAATCAGCACAATATTGTgttttaattttgtttaaaaaatagcattaaaaaaaaaaacatttccaaaaAAAAACAGTTATGGACAAGCAGGAAGTatgattatgtattagaactacacataccagcatgcactgcaacagatgtagcattcactatttacaaaactgaggcaatgcatgatgggacttgtagtttggcaaCACCTTTagagctacaggttgcacaggcctgcacgacatcaccaacacaatgtaacaatttaaaaaatgacaatCACAACTAGCAGGATTAAATGTaatttaaaataacaaaaaaaacaaaaaaaatttaaaaaataaactcaccatcctgccttggctggTCAGAATCCCgcacatgagtggcaccaaccacttcgggtggaataagagaacgcacaggctcctcccaatcccgataagaagcacggaaggggtgtccacccacggtttggcgggctgatttggcctccttggccatcttggccttgacacggcgctttatgtcataaaagcgcttgcgacatgtgtcctcagtccgcctcaccacaccctcactattaactgccgcaatcactttaccccacagcacagacttactacgtgtggacaccttggcagcctcctgcccaaacaattgccgatgatgcctcatcagctcccgcaccaaagccatgttttcagcatagctgaacttcacattgcgcccagtcttggtagtggtgcgtggctgcggagccacaacaccatcactatcactgaaaaacgcaacaggcaccccctcctcctcactaacctcctccacatcactcacctcctccctctcactaaccccctccacctcactcacctcctccctctcactaacctcctccacctcactcacctcctccctctcactcacctcctccacaacactgacctctgactgagacataatccaAACAAACGACaaataacacagagaaaaaaaaacagaaaacacactcctccactaccactacacaccacacacccagcacacacacacacacacacacacacacacacacacacacacacacacacactcactcacaaacaatgacaatagactttgaaaaaaaaaacaaggacaaaaaagtatacaaactttgaaaaaactacacaacaagtatgacaagactacttacacacacagtacagcactcaacaatcgcaatgaTCCGCacaaaatccaccaaaaactccaccaaactcaccaactcctaatacacttcctctctcctctccactagctaaacccacgaggtgcggacggtttggggcgtttttatagtaatgtgcacagacactcctccatcacgaatacaaccaatcacggacgagtgacaaaaacgaaacttaggaaaaaaaatgcGGCcgggaacggacaaacactgccgtaaccgacatgtgacgcagtcgtaacaaaaagctcagaacacggccgacaaaccacaaaatcggccgcattctaccttacaaaaccacgaatgacatcgacatcggaacaaaataaaaatacaaatacgacagcttagtaaattagtcgtactaaattcaaaaagttgcacctttacactttcgatgtcattcgtgatggtaCTTTGAccacaaacggaaaattacgaatcttagtaaatttaccccagtgtcttgAGTCTTTATTCACTATGCATATGGGAGATCACATGGTACAGAGCTAGCTGTTTTGTGTCATAATAtaacaatgtcatcatcatacaacagagtttCAACAAGATAATATATAGTAACACAAGTTTTGGGAAAGGGCAAAATGTAAACTTGCCTGATCAATTTTATATTTATAAATCATATTTGCTAATTTCATGCCATTCACATTAAAAATATGATTTGTGTAGAATTGATATAATTTTTTTACAAGCAACGCTGCTCAgcacccaaaataaaatacaaagATGGTGAACAATcacaatataataaatataaatcaCATATTGCAGTATGGATCACACAAATAAGCAACAGTCACATAAAAAAATGCAACAAAAGTATTACATTCAAAGAATACCAGAGTCTAAATGGCAAGTCAGGCACTtatcatactgtatactgtaaagcaCTCTTGTAAATATCAAACATGATATACTCTTTTAAATTTGTTCATATTTAGAGCGCCATGCTCCACATAGATATGAGATATGATGGCCGTACGAATacacgatattgggggtcattccgagttgttcgctcgttatttttttgtcgcaacggagcgattagtcgctaatgcgcatgcgcaatgtccgcagtgcgactgcgccaagtaaatttgctatgcagttaggtattttactcacggcattacgaggttttttcttcgttctggtgatcgtaatgtgattgacaagaagtgggtgtttctgggcggaaactggccgttttatgggtgtgtgcgaaaaaacgctaccgtttctgggaaaaacgcgggagtggctggagaaacggaggagtgtctgggcgaacgctgggtgtgtttgtgacgtcaaaccaggaaccaaactgactgaactgatcgcagttgccgagtaagtgtggagctactcagaaactgctaagaagtttctattcgcaattttgctaatctttcgttcgcaattttgataagctaagattcactcccagtaggcggcggcttagcgtgtgcaaagctgctaaaagcagcttgcgagcgaacaactcggaatgagggccattgatgcaTCCATtgatgcattgtgtgcacatcgtgcatgttttaTGCATGATTACGATGCGCACGTTCCAACAAATcatcatacgtgcagcccatattatctgtCATAATCATATGCACATCTTACCATGTTCtatgtacatactgtatgatgCATCCTACGATTTTGAGTGACATTTCCCTAAATGTTTTTGGGGGGTGAGGCAAACCATCGatacttagatagatagatagatagatagatagatagatagatagatagatagatagatagatagatattatttatttatttattaacagtttcttatatagcgcagcatattctgttgtgctttacaattagaacagtattagaacaaaactgggtaaaaacagacagagataggaaggccctgctcgcaaacttacaatagatagatagatagatagatagatagatagatagatagatagatagatagattggacACTGCAAGGAGCAACCACTTTGCTTGCTACTATTACTGATTACTGTCATTTCTGGGATGCTGGCTCCCATACCCCGAATTTgttacagccggcaaattaaatggaTCCCATGCCCAGATACTGTATATTAAGGCAAACCCTGATATTGTCCTTTCAGGGTTAGAAATATAGTTGCTGATAGTCTAATATAAACTTCCTCATAGAGGTAAGAGTAGAATTCATCTTACTACACATGtactccagggccagtatttactaaaaatccgagtttggtcgatttgtgtttttttttctaagtcccaatccgggaattcactaagcaccaatctcggcagtgtctggtctattcgtaatggtttgactgacaacgtcccgaaatacgaatgaatagaccatcggtcaaacgcggctgttatttcatagaatacgggaattcactattcaatcgtatttgggtgttagtctctgagggctcaaatgcggtcgtatttttttgcgattcgttaaaaaaagcggcaaaaaaatagacctgcttttttcagtcgtgtttacatgtgttggcaataaaaaatcactcacacctgaattaggatgcctataaaaggatgttaggcccatttcaatacacctacactcagaaatgttagcaggactgtgggccagtgatattttgtgtgctgtgggattcctcagactcagacatcagcctgtaagtacccagggccaagaaaatgaacatggtcagcaggttgtaccggttccgcggaggctgcgcaggcctcgtttttttagggggcgtttaaacttgaacgcattgtccgatgataaggtcatacagatgttccgtctaaatcgtaacaacattttctgtctgtatgatcttgtcaaactgggcccagaccctgagacagcacgctctcgccctgtctcaggcctgcacaaactcctggctgtgttgcactttatggctactggcagctttcaggctgtgtctggggatgtcataggaatctcacagccctcattttcaagaatcttaatacaggtgatgtatacctaacaacctcttctgttttgtgtttgttttcatttctcggtggccagttctgtcataAAATATCAAGTTTATTGttcgttaaaatgttcacacaggttttggctgttttgcagccacacatcgagacctcaatctgcttccctacccaggagtctcagtggcatgccgtcagggtagatttctatgagctggctggcatacccactgtgcttggagccatagattgcacacacattcagctgagattaggggcaggcagcacatatatactagccgccattttcaacactccacaaatgtgcaggtggtttgtgatgcaaatctcaaaataatgagtgttgttgctggttaccctgggggctgccatgactccttcatcctcagtcagtcatccctctttgataagtttgaggatggacaaatgccagatggatggctgctgggtatgtaattggatatgtgtaggcctgcgtatacttggtccaaatacaggggcagatgtattaacctgtagaaggcataaggaagtgagaaaccagtgatctgtgcaaggtgataaaggcacctgccaatctgctccaatatgtaaattaacatttaggaacagattgtctgctgccttttttagcttgcacatatcacttgtttttcacttccttatgccttctacaggttaatacatctgccccacagtgtgctacttatgtgttgctgtatcttaacatgattcacgttactatatctgtcttttaggtgatggaggatatggctgttactcttggcttctaactccattgtcccgacctgatacccctgctgaacacaattacaataatgcacataagtccacgcggaatgtgatagaaagatgttttggtgtgctgaaatctaggttttggtgtctggataagtctggtggacttttgttgtatagtccctccaaggtgactcaaattgtgttctgctgctgctttcttcataacatgtgtttgcaacaacatctgccacacattgaggaggaggaggaggaggaggaagaaagcagccagcaagcagaggaattagagacatctggtgatacttggagtactgatgtagggaggcaggttaggcaacagatcataaatTGCTATTTCTAAGGgatgcttggtttgcttatttcatttgttgtgtcttcataaatagatgttttgtgttttttgccaaaatccattactctgaatgtgtctgtctccttgacacatacaaacataccttcGCTATATGCTTAAAAAAAGTTGCCagtgtattgtgtgtttttttaatatcaaaacaacagattatgagtggcatgcattaagtctggataagtgttcaaaatcttgcagtgctaatttcttacaagccaacatcaaccatttagtattttactttatcattgtgtgtaatgtcctaatgcacaggttcacaaactcggccctcaggaccacacacagtgcatgtttttcaagtaactcagtagaagcacaggtgtatgaattactcacagacatatgttaaaaggttcacaggtggagctaattatgtcacttgtgattctgtg from Pseudophryne corroboree isolate aPseCor3 chromosome 5, aPseCor3.hap2, whole genome shotgun sequence encodes the following:
- the LOC134929033 gene encoding transcription factor SPT20 homolog, yielding MKSVKYLSVWTEPLCLSWLCFPGYDDCIRIRQRSTTARPQPTLPSDADAGEAGSSSASRPPLRRPSQGSVSVPRRPSKTRRVEPESAAPSSPPRRRISSVLPQPPQAILASPQRDEPQSHQLSEPPIMAEDAQQEPDQQPTFTLHLQPVDPTQPTPQQDIPQASVSPQLIPTPPQQEMSPDFWNSWATKQVQNSAYLNTHTQHLVSLPHHLPRISRNSGRLIVQVGRIATSMEQIWADNTQMLANLTRIIDEQQRQQQTLIQVIQHNQVVNESLSQIIASHTATNIQLNASIHNLSQSITVMAAQQVSSSSGTTTPSQTPVTSPVRRSSRTRANDPGQTSAPSTHKKK